Below is a window of Pseudomonas sp. B21-040 DNA.
TGTCCAGGGAAATGGTGAGGATCAGCATGTTCAGGTTGGCGCCCATGTCGGCGAGCATCAGGAACAGGATGTTTGTCGCCGCGGACGCAACGCCGCCGATGAACAGGATCGGCAAAATGCCGAAACGTACGATCAGCAGGCCGCCCATGCCGGCACCGACCAGCGTCATGATCAAGCCAAAGATTTTACTGACGCTGGCAATCTGGTCCTTGGTGAACCCCATGTCGATGTAAAACACGTTGGCCATCACACCCATGACCGTATCGGACATCCGGTACGTGGCGATCAGCCCCAATAGCAGGAGGGCTTGCCAGCGGTAACGCGAAATGAAGTCGTTGATGGGGGTCAGTACGGGCGCCAGGCCGCGGCGGCCCATGGACGACAGGCAAAGCAGCGTTAGCGTGGTGTAGAGGATTGCCCGCAGGAATGCACGGTCATCGAGCAGCAGGTCGAGCAGACTCACGCCTTCGAACAGCACGCTGGCGAAGTCGGTGTAATAGAACTGAGTGAACATCGCGGGAACGGACACCAGCAACACGATCAGTACAAACACCGATGCCAGTTGATGCACGAATTTGTAGCGCCCGGCCTGAAGCTGAGTGCGCAGCGGCACAGGTGGTTCGCGCATGAACAGCGAGGTGATCAATGCCGGAACCATCAGGGCGCCGAACAGCAAGTAGGTGCCGGCCCAGGCTGAATGCTGATAATTGAAACCGGTGGAACCGAAGCCCTCGGCGAAGAACAGTGCACCGGCGGTCGCTAGCAACGCGGCGATCCGATAGCCTGACATATAACTGGCGGCAAGCGCTGCCTGACGGCTGTCTTCGGCAATTTCCAGGCGATAGGCATCTACAGCAATGTCTTGTGTCGCCGAGGCGAAGGCAACGACCACTGCGATAGCGATCAACCAGGACAAATGCTTTTGTGGGTCACAGAAGCCCATGCCGATCAGGCCAAGGATCACCAGCGCCTGGGACAACACCAGCCACGAGCGTCGTCGACCCAGTTTGCCGAGAAATGGCAGGCGCCATTGGTCGAGCAGCGGGGACCAGACCCATTTAAAGGCGTAGGCCAGGCCTATCAGGCTTGCATAGCCGATGGTTTCGCGGGCAACTCCGGCCTCGCGAAGCCAGACGGAAAGCGTCGAAAACACCAGCATGTAGGGCAGGCCGGCGGCGAAACCAAGCAGCAACAACACGAGCGTCGAAGGGCTGGCATAGGCGGCGAGCGCGGCGCGCCAGGTTTTACGGGGCATGGGCTGGAGTCTGCCTCAAGAATTACGGAAACAAAGCGCGCACTCTAACCGCTGTGCTCTACCGGACGCCAGCCATGGCGCTGAATATCAACACGATTGTTCAGGATGCTGATGCCTTCGGCGCGTAAACGCGCGCGCTGTTCATCCCCCGAAGGGCTGCCCACAGGCAGGCTGATCCGACCACCGGCAC
It encodes the following:
- a CDS encoding AmpG family muropeptide MFS transporter — its product is MPRKTWRAALAAYASPSTLVLLLLGFAAGLPYMLVFSTLSVWLREAGVARETIGYASLIGLAYAFKWVWSPLLDQWRLPFLGKLGRRRSWLVLSQALVILGLIGMGFCDPQKHLSWLIAIAVVVAFASATQDIAVDAYRLEIAEDSRQAALAASYMSGYRIAALLATAGALFFAEGFGSTGFNYQHSAWAGTYLLFGALMVPALITSLFMREPPVPLRTQLQAGRYKFVHQLASVFVLIVLLVSVPAMFTQFYYTDFASVLFEGVSLLDLLLDDRAFLRAILYTTLTLLCLSSMGRRGLAPVLTPINDFISRYRWQALLLLGLIATYRMSDTVMGVMANVFYIDMGFTKDQIASVSKIFGLIMTLVGAGMGGLLIVRFGILPILFIGGVASAATNILFLMLADMGANLNMLILTISLDNFSSGLATSAFVAYLSSLTNLKFSATQYALLSSIMLLLPRLIGGYSGVMVEKFGYHNFFLITALLGVPTLLLIALHWFQESRRAGPTPTPEPVPSQIVEES